The Mytilus galloprovincialis chromosome 3, xbMytGall1.hap1.1, whole genome shotgun sequence genomic interval ATCCCCCCTCCTCCCCCAAAAATGGTTAGAATGCTGCGTTGATTActaatatgataaataaattgattgattgtaatGTTTTGTCCTTTAGATAAagcatgttcaggacaagaagGGAAAATAATAGGGATGATGGACGgataattttgaatgtttgtgACTTTGTTGTTTGGGATTTTTCAGCCCTTTGAAAATTGGcgaatttgtcattttaaaaaggcCGCAAGAAAAAGGTGGGCCTCAAGTATTTCTTTTCGCgatgtaatttttattacattgtattaaaGAAATTTGCAAAAAACGGGAGTCCCATGAGCAACAAGATTAAATCTTGTACAGTATCCTTGATTGTTTCAACCACTTTCACATTGGTATCTACAATTCTTTAATATTCCCCTCATTACCTTCTACGGGATTTATTTAGTGGTAATTATCACCTATTCATAAAACTACATTCCAACTGTGGATATATATAACAAGATAAAATATGCATGCATGCATTGATTTTCTATAAGTGAATCTGAGATTCTTATACAATGTTACAATTGTCTCAAAGTGTataatattcattatttattCAGTATTTGGCTATATAATTTGTCCTGATTTACATGTAGATCATGATAGATAAATCTATAAAGTTAAGCCTATATACATATCGATGGAATTAATATTAATTGTGAATACCCAAATGTTTCTATAATCTGTCGTTATAAATAAAATCATTGGTGTACTCAGATTCCTAATAGTACCAGTAACACTAGATTGCTAACAGTACCAACAAAAACATATCAGTCGTGCATTTAAGGAAAGTGGCTTGAACAGAAATAAAGCATTTACAACTAAACCCCAACCTGTGTATACATGCCTGCttcaaaatttatatattgtatttcGTTTTTACTAAACTATAGGGTACATCTTCCTTTAGAAAAGCAGACATTTTTAACCAGTgtctttgaaaataaataaaaggagaAGTTGAATATAAACCATTGACATAGACATCTTAAGGTTAACATACGGGCTTCAATATAAGACAGAGGTCAATACAATATTATTGTGAAGCTCAAAGTCTAAAatattgaaagaataaaaaaaatgtgcattaaTTACACCTTTACTTTGTGTATCAAAGTACTGATATCAACTCCAAGTTCTCCAAATGACAAAATCTTTAAGACAtgacaaagatttaaaaaaaaattaatacattctAGACTATAGCCATCTTTATTGGAAGAAAAAGGTTGATAACACACAAGTTATTAGAACAACACAATCACACTATAAGATGTGTCAAGTGAAGATTATCTATACCATATTATGCATATAATAAATTGTGTACAATGTATGAAGCTCCAAATTGTTGCTACAATAAAGTTGTAAGAATGTATAAATGATGTGCTTATGACTTTGCAAGTCCATAAGACTGAAAAAAATAgtcttaaataatttttttttttacaaatgtatgtcatttgtatgttttgtttcattcattaataatttaattttggaagtAACGCgacttctgattggctgacgttattttgttatgagcccatagacataatttagtcatgtgaccgtgacgtcatcaacgttttttcatggttttctacggtttaaaatggaatttagaattaaattataagaaatgactgtaatattttttctgtctattcgaaataacataaaaaatgtggtgtacactgttaaataacccatttcttcatagacagaaaaacagtcattccttaaatacaaTTATGAATTAATGAAAAGTGTAATAGAATTTTATgtactatttattattttttaaatccaTGGAATACTTTACGTTAAATATATTGGATGCTGTATGTATACTATTACTAATTGATCTTTTATtcttatatactgtaaattcagaaattattgcctgcatttattattgggattttgtcattttagattaAAATTCTATTTTCATTCTTCCAATTTTAAAACcatagcaataatttctgatttttaaaagtaaatttattTGTTACTGTAAACTGTTGTTGACAATTTGAACTAGCGACATGCATCAGTATCTATATTGTGAGTACTCAAGATCGGTACTTTGTGTCCTTTTTGTTGTTACTAGGGATGTATAAATATCCTGGTACCTTGAGTACACCAATGTATGATATAcaatctgtgtttttgttagatgttgtTCTACTTTGTTTATAGTTTGCTCTTATGCTTTGCTGTCAcagttaaggggagggttgagcaatcaaaaacatgtttaaccccaccccATTCTTTTTGAATCTGCtccaagtctggagcctgtagATCAGAGGTTGatattggttcatgtctgtcatatttgtttatgaaaattgCTTTGTTATAAATTACATGTAGGCTTTTAGTTACAAAATTCTTCGTTAGATTGTTTTCATATTAACCATTTTTCATGtcttttatagtggatttgattATTATAATATGGaaaggatttttaaaattttctcagCGTTGAAGGCTATACAGTTTCCTTTAATTGCTTATGTCCACTTTATTGGAACTTtgggttgatagttgtctcattgtcaatcataccacacttTAATATGCCTGGTTACATGTACACCGAAGTGTAACACCTGGCCATGGGTTTATGGTAGTAAATAAGGAGACTTTATTGTAATAATTAAGGGAACAATCATTTGATTTTCCTTTGGGGGGGGGCAGGATTTTAAACATATTACTTGGCCTAGTAAGAACTGAAAATAGTGCTACTGCTGAACAAAGTTGCATGAAAAAGTCATGTAAAATGTATAGCAAAAgatgaaaatacatgtagatgATTGCTCTAGAAAAAATTCTCCTACCCCCAAGTTCAAGAATATTGATTTTCGCAAGATACAAACTTATTAGATAATTATtgcaaaagattttaaaattagtaagagTTAGGAGATCTGCTAGATTTTGTATCTGATGGTGAaacataatgtacatgtacatgtacaaatgtacttttaaaagaaatttttgaaGTGAAACCTGTTCATTGCCTAGCTGTTACTTACATTGTCATTGGACTATTTATGATTGGAAATCTCTTTTGAGGTCGCTCTTCATACACCACAGGAACACCACATCCAGTTCCCCAGCGAGGAGGTGGAAATGTACCATAGCTTCCCTTTGAGGGCAACATTTGTCGAAGTGTTGAATATTGTTCAGATCTTGTACTTGGATGAGATCTAAAAATGACTGGAAGCGTTTTTCGTTCAAAACCTCTTAGTGGTGGATCTGTAGGGGGAACCCAGTGCCGGTCTGGAAATGGAAGTTCTTTTGGAGCTAATAACTTGTGTCTAGGGACTGGTGCAGTTGTCCGTAAATCTGTTGGAATATAACGTTTTGTTACCCACACAGTTTCTGGATCTTCACTTTCTTTCCTCGCCCTCTCGTCttgttcttttaaatatttactgtattgtaATCGATAGGCGCCAAAAGAGCCCATACTTAAGGCTGTCATATTGCAAGAGAAAGCGTCCAAAATCAGTTTCCAAGTTCGTTGTCAATGTCAATTGATCGCACAGGCGCTTGGAAGTCAAGATCAGAATAACGTTTTTTCCGATTATGTCCCTTTTCGCGGACTAATggtttttgatttaaaaaaaacttatcttattAAAAAGACAATAAACGAAgaatacatatgcacatatattcaATTATAACGATTATGAAATGTCTGTTGTGGAaggggaaaaaaatcaaaacagaaattttATAAGATAAATAACGACAAATTATTCTATTCAAAGAGGccacaaattttaaaaataaactattacAACTTATCGTTCATGTATAGTAATTCTAATCAGTTacaatataattattaaaaaagcaAATTATCCACCCAGCTGAAACAATTATGCGTtcgagtatatgtttaaaacagataattatttgttatcatttaatagtatagaatattTGAATAACTGACGAGGCAGCCTTACACTAAAgtatatcggattttttttctgtctgaGATAAATACCTCTATTAAGCAGTcatgaattataaaaatatttgatagGGGACCGCAGAGACATATATGGTGGGGATATCCGTAATCATAcactctaaaaaaaaatgcaaatttgcgaaaaactgaaaatttttcattttctttttaggTAGACGTGAGCAAATTATAATGCAACAAAAAAGTTGCTAAACatagttaaaaattgaaaaaaaccacTACGCACTGAAACTACTATTTCATTTGTTGTCGTATGTTACTGTTgatctatttttacatttttttttatacagaggCTTTTATTTTAGCTTGCGGTACGGTTTGAGTTTTGCTGGTTGGTGATTGCCGTACAGTGCCCTCttgtaaaatttatacatcatTTTTCGGCATTTCTTCCCTGATAGTCTTTGGGAAGAAATTGAATGACTGTCCATAGGTGTCAGTTTTTGTTCTTTCTTGGTAAAAGCGGCCTATACCTATGGTC includes:
- the LOC143069651 gene encoding uncharacterized protein LOC143069651, coding for MTALSMGSFGAYRLQYSKYLKEQDERARKESEDPETVWVTKRYIPTDLRTTAPVPRHKLLAPKELPFPDRHWVPPTDPPLRGFERKTLPVIFRSHPSTRSEQYSTLRQMLPSKGSYGTFPPPRWGTGCGVPVVYEERPQKRFPIINSPMTMYVDEMHTTNKLFKLH